One part of the Clostridium thermosuccinogenes genome encodes these proteins:
- the phoU gene encoding phosphate signaling complex protein PhoU: MTRHHFDKELEELHHELIRMGSMVEESIENAIYALKKQDIELAKKVLDNDDAIDAQEKKIERICLMLIARQQPLAKDLRVISTALKIITDMERIADHSSDICEITLRMANERYVMPLIDIPLMAEKAKQMVNKAIDAYVKRDVELAKEVCASDDAVDELFSKITFEVTSIMRNNSEAVEQCVDFILIAKYLERMADHATNIGEWVIFSVTGEHMHLN, from the coding sequence GTGACAAGGCATCATTTTGATAAGGAGCTGGAAGAGCTTCATCATGAGTTGATTAGAATGGGCAGCATGGTGGAAGAATCCATAGAAAATGCGATTTACGCCCTTAAAAAGCAGGATATAGAGCTGGCTAAAAAAGTTCTGGACAATGACGACGCTATTGATGCCCAGGAGAAGAAAATTGAAAGGATATGCCTGATGCTTATTGCACGGCAGCAGCCTCTGGCCAAGGATCTGAGAGTCATCAGCACTGCGTTGAAAATCATCACGGACATGGAGAGGATAGCGGACCATTCCTCCGATATATGCGAGATAACCCTGAGGATGGCCAATGAAAGGTATGTCATGCCGCTTATAGACATACCTCTGATGGCGGAAAAAGCTAAGCAAATGGTAAACAAGGCCATAGACGCCTATGTCAAGCGGGATGTTGAGCTGGCCAAAGAAGTATGCGCCAGTGATGACGCCGTAGACGAGCTGTTCTCCAAAATAACCTTTGAGGTTACAAGCATCATGAGGAATAATTCTGAGGCGGTGGAACAGTGCGTAGATTTCATATTGATAGCCAAATACCTTGAAAGGATGGCCGATCACGCCACCAACATCGGCGAATGGGTTATTTTCAGTGTCACAGGCGAGCATATGCATCTGAATTAG
- a CDS encoding winged helix-turn-helix domain-containing protein yields MSKEMIYAVEDEKHIQQLIKYNLETSGYKVLVFDNGESLLKECQNSVPDLFLLDIMLPGIDGFQICRMLRENPRTKSIPIIMLTAKGDEFDKVLGLELGADDYITKPFSTRELVARIKAMFRRLNVPAPESQEVITQGDITLDCTRREVYKSGELIELPYKEFELLKMLMQNKGKVLSRELLLEKIWGYDYYGETRTVDVHVRHLRQKIEDDGNNPVYIETVRGIGYRFNDKNPQ; encoded by the coding sequence ATGTCAAAGGAAATGATATATGCGGTGGAAGATGAAAAGCACATACAGCAGCTAATTAAATATAATCTGGAAACAAGCGGATACAAGGTCTTGGTGTTTGATAATGGCGAGAGCCTCCTTAAGGAATGCCAGAACTCTGTTCCCGACCTGTTTCTGCTGGATATAATGCTTCCGGGGATAGACGGATTTCAAATTTGCCGCATGCTCCGCGAAAATCCCCGCACCAAAAGCATCCCAATTATAATGCTCACAGCAAAGGGGGATGAGTTTGATAAAGTCCTGGGCCTTGAGCTGGGAGCTGATGATTATATAACAAAGCCATTCAGCACGAGAGAACTGGTTGCCAGGATCAAAGCCATGTTCAGAAGACTGAACGTGCCTGCTCCTGAAAGCCAGGAAGTCATAACCCAGGGGGATATTACCCTGGATTGCACGAGGCGTGAGGTATATAAATCCGGTGAGCTTATTGAGTTGCCCTACAAGGAGTTCGAGCTGCTTAAAATGCTGATGCAGAATAAGGGAAAGGTTTTGTCCCGGGAACTGCTTCTCGAAAAAATATGGGGCTATGATTATTATGGAGAGACCCGGACCGTCGATGTCCATGTAAGGCACCTAAGGCAAAAAATCGAAGATGACGGCAACAACCCCGTATACATCGAAACTGTGCGAGGAATAGGCTACCGGTTTAATGATAAAAATCCACAGTGA